The Oncorhynchus keta strain PuntledgeMale-10-30-2019 unplaced genomic scaffold, Oket_V2 Un_contig_28437_pilon_pilon, whole genome shotgun sequence sequence agagagagagagagagagagagagagagagacagagagagagagacagagagagagagagagagacagagagagagagagagagagagacaaagagagagagagagagacagagagagagagagagacaaagagagagagagacagagagcagagagagagagagagagagagacagagagagagagagacagaagagagagagagacagagagagagacagagagagagagagacagagagagagagagagagagagagagagagagagagagagagagagagaagagaagagagagagagagagagagagagacagagagagagacagagagagagagacaaagagagagagagagaagacaaagagagagagagagagagacagagagagagagagagagatagagagagacagagagagagagagacagagagagagagagagacagagagagagagagagagagagacaaagagagagagacaaagagagagaaagagagacaaagagagagagagacagagagacaaagagagagacaaagagagagacagagagacagagagacagagagagacagagagagagagagagcagagagagagagagagagagacagagagagagagagagagacagagagagagaacaaagagagacaaagagagagagcagagagagagagagagacagagagagagataaagagagagacagagagagacaagagagagacagagagagacagagagagagaagagagagagagagacaagagagagagagacaaagagagagagagaagagagagagagagacaaaagagagagacaagagagagagacagagagagagagagacaaagagagacagagagagagacagagagagagagagagagagagacagagagaagacagagagagacagagagagacaaagagagacaaagagagagagagagacagagagagacagagagagagagagagagagagagagacagagagagagagagagagagagagagagagagagacaaagagagagacaaagagagagagacaagagagacagagagacagagagagagacagagagagagagagagaacagagagagagagagagagagagagacagagagagagagagagagacaaagagagagagagagagagagacagagagagagagagaagagagagaacaaagagagacagagagagagagagagagagacagagagagacagagagacagagagacagagagagagacagaagagagagagagacaaagagagacagagagagagagagagagagagagagagagagagagagacgagagagagagacaagagagagagagagacaagagagagagacagagagagagagagacagagagagagagagacagagagagagagacagagagagagacaagagacagagagagacagagagagagaggagagagagagagagagagagagagagagagagagagagagagacaaagagagagagagagagagagagacagagaagagagacagagagagagagagagagagacagagagagagacaaagagagagagagagagaagagagagagagacagagagagacaagagagagacaaagagagagacaaagagagagagagagagagacagagagagagagagagagacagagagacagagagagagagagagagagagagagagacaaagagagacagagagaggagaagagagagagagacagagagagagcagagagacagagagagagagagacagagagagagagagagagagagagacagagagagagagagaagagagagagagagacaaagagagagagagagacagagagagagagagagagagagagagagacaaagagagagagacaaagagagagagagaagagacaaagagacagaagagagagacaaagagagaaggaaagagacaagagagagagataaagagaacagaagagacagagagatacagatagagagagtagagagagagagagagagagacaaagaagagacagagagagagacagaagagagacagagagagacaaagagagagagagagagagagaagagaacaagagagacagagagagagacaagagagagacagagagagagagagagagagagacagagagagagacagagagagaagagagagagagagagagagagagagagagagagagacaaagagagagacagagagagagaagagacagagagagagaacagaagagagagagacagagagagagagacagagagagagaagacagagagacagagagagagagagacaagagagagagagacaagagagacagagagagagagagacaaagagagagagagagaaagagagagagagagagagagaaagagagagagagagagagagagagagagacaagagacaaagagagagagacaagagagagagacagagagagagataaagagagagacaaagagagagagagagacagagacagagagagagagagaaagagagagagagcagagagagagagagagagaggacaaagagagagagagagacagagagagagagagagaagaacaaagagagagagagagagagagagagagagcagagagagagagacaaagagagggacagacagagagagagacagagagagagagagagaggagcagagacagcagcagagacagagagagagagagagacagagagacagagagagacagagagagagagagagagagagagagacagagagagacagagagagagagagagagagacacagagacagagacgagagagagacgacagagagacagagagagagagagacagagcgagacagagacacacagagacagagagcgagacagagaagcgagacgagagacacagagagacagagagcgagagagaagtgaaagcgagaagaagagagacaagaCGAAGAAATAGAAGCAGAAGCGTAAGAAaacagaaagagaaggaaagcagaagaaagcagagagaaagcagagaagaAAGTAAGAAGAAAcgaagagagaagcagaaagcgagaatgaagagagagaaagagagagagaaaccgagagagagagaagagagagagagagagacagagagagagagacaagagagagagagacagagagagacaagagacaaagagacagagagagaacaaagagacaaagagaaagagacaaagagacaaagagaacaaagagacaaagagagacagagagagagaaagagagacagagagaagagggcagagagagagacagagagagacagagagagacagagagagagcagagagagagacaaagagacaaagagaagagagagagagagagagagacaaagagagagagacagagagagagagagagacagagagagagacagagagagagagagagagaaagaaagagagagagacatagagagagacagagagagagacgagacgagagagagacacagagagacagagagagagcagggagacacagagacagagagagagagacacagacacagaaccaggagagagagagagagacacacagagacgagagagagagagaggcacagagagacagagagagagacagagacgacacagaggacagagagagagcagagaacagaagggacagagagagcagagaagacagagagacagcagagagacagagagagagagacagagacgagacagagacagagagcgggacagagacaCACGAGACAGAAGacgagacagaggcagagacagagacagagagaggcagagcgagagcagagacagagagagaatgaagaaagcgagagagagagagaagaggcgaCAGAGAAAGGCGGAGAGACGAgagatcagagagacagagagacgagagacagagcgagagacgagagaagcgagacagagagacagagagaacagaagacgagacagagcgagaggagcagagaacgagacagagagagaggagacagagaagcgagagacagagagagagacagagagagcgagacagagacgagagacagaagcgattgagagagagagcgagacagagagcgagagagcaagagacagagagagagagagagagagagagagagagcaaagagagaaagagacgagagaaagagagagacagagagagagagagagagagacagagagagacagagagagaagagagagatagagagagagacaaagagagacagagagaagagacaagagagagacagagagacagagagagagagagacagagaagagagagagagacagagagacagagagacaaagagacaaatagacagaagagacaaatagagagagagacgagacagacagagagacagagaaaagacagaaTGAGTATTGGATACATAGAGAATGGGAAAGCCTTCCCTGTCAATGAAAATGAACACAGATTTGATTCAATACGCCTCGGCCAGAAGTGTGTGTTTGATTCCCCCCATGCATTTAATGGTAATGGATTGGTGCTACCATGTCCCGTAAGGAGTTACCCCCCAAACATTACTTACACCCGTCCATTCTTCCTATATCCATAAAGGGGACTACGCAAGTTGCACACTTTGTGGGAAGTGTGGAGAATTGGGAAGCAGCGTTAGACACTACTTACAGAGAAGGGCACTTCAGGGTTGTTGCACACCAGACAGGGATCACTCTCCAGGTAGAAACCATCAAACTCCACCAGACCTGACAGAGTACtgcaacacagacagacatggttagtATTTAAACCAGACCTGACAGAGTACtgcaacacagacagacatggttagtATTTAAACCAGACCTGACAGAGTACtgcaacacagacagacatggttagtATTTAAACCAGACCTGACAGAGTACtgcaacacagacagacatggttagtGGCCCCAAACCCAGACCTGACAGAGTACtgcaacacagacagacatggttagtATTTAAACCAGACCTGACAGAGTACCAACTGAACCAGACATGGTTAGTATTTAAACCAGACCTGACAGAGTACTGCAACACAGATGAACATGGTTAGTATTTAAACCAGACCTGACAGAGTACtgcaacacagacagacatgattAGTATTTAAAACCAGACCTGACAAAGTACtgcaacacagacagacatggttagtATTTAAACCAGACCTGACAGAGTACTGCAACACAGATAGACATGGTTAGTATTTAAACCAGACCTGACAGAGTACCtgcaacacagacagacatggattAGTATTAACCCAGACCTGACCAGAGTACTGCaacacagacagagcgagacataaattcaataacaaaacaaaacatagagGCACACACAGCTTTGGAAGCTAGTTTGATATATTTAATTGAACCAgtatttttaaaaaacaaggtTAGTCATGAGATAAAAAAACTATTTTGCAGGGAGACCTATAGTTCTATATGGTGCAGCAGTAATCTCCAGATGGTGCCTGGAGGCATGTGACACCGGGGTAATGATGATGGATAGTGTCGCTCATTATTCAGTACCTGTAAATTATTAGGATTGGGGTGGAATTAGTCAGAATGTGGTTCTGGGTCCTCAGGATTTCCACAGCTTTCTGGGAATACTCCTTCAGCTTCTTCTCGATCTGGGGGTCTTCAGGGAAAAGTAGCCGAGCAGGTCACGAACTGAGCGGCCTTGCGCCCATAGGCGGGCAGCTCTGGCCAGATGGCCCAGGTCAGGTCCAACAGCAGCTCCTGTTGAGACTTACTGGGTTTCTACAGAGGAAAGAAATATGGTTCTTAGCTTTGGGGTTAACTACTAACCAATTGGTAGATGTTGAAAGATATTGTAGTCTGCAAACAGTCTTTTCTGACCAGCCAAGCATGAAAAACATACTTCCACGAAACTGTTAGGAAACCATTGTGTGAAGGCAGCTCTCTAGGTTcaggcattattattattatatattattattattatatattatattattattatattattatattattattattatatattattattattatatatattatattattattatattattatattatattattatataggcATGGTCTAGAATAAGAAAGAGCCTGCACATTTATCTGTATTACAATAGATACCTTTTACGaggctaatgtgtgtgtgtactagtgctGTTTGGTTTCAGTtcgattatttaaaaaaatatatatatatatatatgttttgatTATTTAAacatgtaaaataataataaaatattgcagtggaagaatgtgtagagagagaaataatggggtgcaaggagtaaaatacatgaataaatacacagtaggaaagaggtagttgtttgggctaaattataggtgggctaaattataggtgggctaaattataggtgggctaaattataggtgggctatgtacaggtacagtaatctgtgagctgctctgacagttgaatTGCTTAAAAACtgagtgagggagataagtgtttccagtttcagagatttttgtagttagttccagtcattggcagcagagagaactggaaggagaggctgacccaaagaaagaattggttttggggggtgactagagatatacctgctggagcgtgtgctacaggtgggagatgctatggtgaccagcgagctgagataagggggactttacctagcagggtcttgtagatgacatggagccagtgggtttggcgcagtatgaagcgagggccagccaacggagcgtacaggtcgcaatggtgggtagtatatggggctttggtgacaaaagcggattgcactgtgatagactgcatccaatttgttgagtggggtattggaggctattttgtaaatgacatcgccaaagtcgggGATTAGTGAGATGGTCAGTTTACAAggagtatgtttggcagcatgagtgaagtttgctttgttgcgatataggaaacCAATTCAAGATTTAACTGTGTGTACTACTGTACCTTTATATCGTGTGTTTGCCTGTAGATATCTACAGTGCGAGACATGGAAAGCTTGCCAGCGCACGAGGCGGAGGTTGGACTCGAGCAGGAAGCAGCGGAGGAGCTGAATGAGAGTCTCTTTGTCGGCAAACTTGTTGAGCTGAGAGACCAGAGCGGTACACAGCTGGTCCTCCTGGCTACCCACACCGTCACCTGGAGAAAGACAACATTTTAGAAAAGACTTGCTTGgatcgcgcacacacacacacacttcagactaCAGTACcaagtctgtttctcaaacttacAAAAAATGAAaggttttcaggataaaaaaacaacattttaactCAATCATTTTGTAACGATCGAAAGACGTTAAAACAACCAACGTATTTCAACGATATACAGCCGTAATAATTTAAGTAAGTAAGGTTATAACGTGCTGAACTCTCgcgtctctctccctcaccttcttTGTCTTTCTCCTTGTCCTCCTTTTGCTCTTCTTGCTTGAGGACTTGCTCTGAGAGGACTGAGTCCCAGTACCCCCAGACCCTCCtccggaggaagaggaggaggaaaggaagccaGGACCTTGCTGCCACACAGAGCACAGGACAGCAGCTGGAGGAGCACCGGAACCTCCCTCATCTACCCAGGAAGCTGACCTGTAGTAGGAAGTACAGTatggctggagagggagagggagtggggaggggagagagaggagagtggggagggagagagggagtggggagagaagagggggaggagaggggagaggaggagtaggggagggaggaggagaagtggggaggagggagaggaaggggaggaggggagagagaggagggggagggggaggagtggggaggagaggtgtggggagtggggaggatagagaggagtggggaggggagagaggagtgggggagggaagggagaagtggagagagaggggagtggggaggagagggggagtggaggaggagggaggggggagggagggagtggggaggagagagggagggaggaggggaggaggagggaggagggagggggagaggggaggaggggagagagagaggggaggagggaggaggggaggaggaagaggggaggaggagagggaggaaggaagggaggagtagagagaggagaaagaagtagggagagagagagggggagagagagagagaagtggggagagagagggttaaagactAACTAATCCCATGCCAACTGAAACTCTCGCAGTACAGGACGGATTGGCTCGATAACAGCAAAGGATAGGGTAACACTTCAAGAGAAATTGACAAGTCTAAAGGCTACCCTGGTTACCCATGACAAGTCTAAAGGCTACCCTGGTTACCCTTGACAAGTCAAAAGGCTACCCTGGTTGCCATGACAAATTAAAAGGTCTACCCTGGTTTTACCATGACAAGTCTAaaggctaccctggttaccacttgacAAGTCAAAGGTTACCCTGGTTACCATGACAAGTCTAAaaggctaccctggttaccacttgacAAGTCTAAATGTTACCTGGTTGCCACTTGACAAGTCTAaaggctaccctggttaccacttgacAAGTCTAAAGGCTGATTTACCCTGACAAGTCAGGAAGGTTACCCTGGTTACCTGACAAGTCTAAGGTTACCTGGTTACCATGACCAGTCTAAAGACTACCCTGTTTACCACTTGACAAGTCTAAATGTTAAACTGCCAATCTAaaggctaccctggttaccaTGACAGAGTCTAAAGGCTACCCTGGTTACCCTTGACAAGTCTAaaggctaccctggttaccacttgacAAGTCTAAAGGCTTCACCTGGTTACCATGACAAAGTCTAAAGgttaccctggttaccacttgacAAGTCTAAAGGCTACCCTGGTTGCCACTTGACAAGTCACAAAGGCTACCTGGTTACCACTTGACAAGTCCAAAGGCTACTCTGGTTTACCATGACAAGTCTACAaaggctaccctggttaccacttgaagagtctaaaggctaccctggttaccacttgacaagtctaaaggctaccctggttaccacttgacAGTCTAAAGGCTATCCTGGGTTACCACTTGACAAGTCTAAAGAGTTATCCTGGTTACCCTTGCCGAAGAGGAAAATACTAAAAGAGCAAAGTGAAGAGCCTTGAACACAGTCATCCTTCATACAGAACTTCTGCCAGTTGATGGTCCTCTGGGTGGCTATCTCAGCACAGGCCTTCAGGTGCTCCATCTGCCGACAAAAAACAGAGACACTCAAGTACAAGAAAAAgtcataaaaatatatacatatatatttttttaaagatgtAAGACTGAGGTATTGGGGgattaatacatttttaaaaacgtttttttctctCCCAAGAACTGGATGTATGAGCACTCACCAGACTTAATGAGCGTGTCGTACTGCAGGGCGGAGCCGGAGGTTGCCGTGACGACGCGGCGCGGAGGAAGATGCCCTGTTCTTCCAGGAGCTTCTTGATGCCGCGGACGTGAGAGTCCAGCGTGTGCAGGTCCCGGAGCTGACGGTACTTCTCCTTAGAACCACAGATGAACAGGAGCAGCTTCCTGACCTGGCGCCTCACGAAGGGCGTCTGCTGAATCATCAGGTACTACACAGGCAACCATAGATGGTAGAaggggtgttagtgtgtgtgagcgAGCTAGTAGGAGACAGAGGAAGcgattgagggagagaggaggaaaagtgTGGGGGGATCATGTACACTCAGACAGGAAGTAGAACCAGGAGTGGTCGAAGACGGGAGGCGGGATGCGGGGTTGGTGTCAGCGATCTTCTTGATCTGATAAGGTAATCTCAGAACCATCTCAGTCAGAAGTTGGGAGTAGGCCTCAAACACATCAGCAGCATGACCCTGAttaagagacaggagagagagacaggagaggagagagacagagaggagagacagaggggaggagagacaggagagagagagagacaggagagagagagagacaggagagagaggcgagagacaggagaagcgagagacagcgagacagggagaaagcgaggagacaggagagagcgagagacaggaagagccgagagacaggagagagcgagagacaggagagaagcgggagacaggaaggagcgagagacaggagaggcgaacaggagaagagcgagagacaggagagagcggagacaggagagaagcgaagacaggagagagcgaaggaagcgagagaaagcgagaaGGAGAAAGCGAAGGAGAGAGcgaaaggagagagcgagagagagagcgagaaggagagagacaggagagagcgagaggagagagacaggagagaagcgagaggagagagacaggaagaagcgagagagagagagacagagagagagagagacggagaagcgACAGGAGAAAGCGAGCAGGAGAGAAGCGACAGGAGAGAGCGACAGGAGAGAGCGACAGGAGAGAGCGACAGGAGAGAGCGACAGGAGAGAGCGACAGGAGAGAGCGACAGGAGAGCGACAGGAGAGAAGCGACAGGAGAGAgcacaggagagacaggagagagcgagagggagagacaggagagagcgaagaggagagacaggagagagcgagaggagagacaggagagagccgaggaggagagacaggagagagaagcgaagagagacagggagagaagcgaggaggagaagagacagagagagcgagaggagagaggatacaggagagagcgagaggagagagcgacaggagagagcgagcgagagagagaaagcgacaaGGAGAAAGCGCAGGAAGGAGAAGATgagcaggagagagcgagagagagagcaagcgacaGGAAGCGAGAAGGAGAAGCGACAGGAGAggcgagaggagagcagagcgacagagagagcgagaggagagcgacaggagagcgagagaggcgacAGGAGAGAGCGAAGGAGGAAGCggacaggagagagcgagaggagaagcagacagagagagaagcgaAGAGAGAGAAGCGACAGGAAAGCGAGAAAGCGTAGGAGCGAAGGAAGcgacaggagagagcgagaggagagcgaCAGGAAGGCGAGAGGAAGAAAGCGACAAGAGAGAAGAAGCGAGAGGAGAAGCGACAAGGAGAAGCGAGGAGAGAGAAGcgacaggagagagcgagaggagagcgacaggagagcgagaggagagac is a genomic window containing:
- the LOC127923118 gene encoding zinc finger CCCH domain-containing protein 18-like, with the translated sequence REREDRETERERDKREREARDRERDRESETETR